TCCGCTGTGGTGCCGACCACGCGCATGCCGCGGTGCGAGTCCCCGAGCGACAGCGGCACCAGCCACTTCACCTGCGGCAACGCCGCCACGCGCTGCATGCTCTGCCACGACACGTTGTTGCTCGCGTGGCCGATGTGGAACACCGAGTACAACAGCAACTGCACCGCCCCGCCACGCGGGCCGACGATCAGGTCGGTGCCCGACACCGTCTGCGCAAAGCCATCGCGCGCATCGTTGCGCACGCGCTCGACCCCCAGCAGCAGCGACACCGACAGCGCGACTGCGACCACGGTGAGGAGCGCCGACAGACGCCGGTTGGCGATGCTGCGCAGGCTCAGGCTCAGTAGCGGCGTCATGCGCCCGCCTCCGCCACGACCCGGTTGAGCTGCACCAGATCGACGACGCGGTCGAAATGGTGCGCCAGGCGCAGGTCGTGGCTGACGAAGAGCAAGGCCGCACCGGCCTCGGCGCACTCGTCGAGCAGCAGGTCGATGAAGGCCTGCTGGCGGTCGGCATCGAGCGCAGACGTCGGCTCGTCGGCCACGATCAGCCCCGGCTGGCCGATCAGCGCCCGGGCGGCGGCAACACGCTGCTGCTGGCCGACCGACAGTTCCGCCGCCGGCCGGTGCAGGACCGCGCCAAGCTCGAGCCGGCTGGCCAGACGCTCGGCTTCGGCGTCCGCCGACGTACCGCGCGCGGCCAGCCGTGCCCGCCGCGTGGCAGAAAATCGACAGGCGAGCAGGATGTTGTCGCGCGCCGACAGATAAGGCAGCAGGTTGAAGAGCTGGAACACGAAGCCCAGGTGGTCGGCACGAAACCGATCGCGCGCGCCCGCCGACAACTGCGCCAGCGGCTGCCCCGCAATGCTGACCGTACCCGCCTGCGGCAGGATCACGCCGCCCACCAGCGACAGCAGCGTGGTCTTGCCGCTGCCGCTCGGTCCCCTCAGGAACACGCGCTCGCCAGCCTCGATCTCGAACTGCTCGATCGACAGGCAGTCATCCGCCGCACCGGGCCAGCGATAGCGCATCGCCGCCACGCCGACGGCCGGCACAGCCTGCGCCGCAAGCGTCTCGCGCTGCATCACAGGGGCAGCTCGGCCTGCCCGGCCTTCAGCACCGCCGCGCCCTGCCCGCGGGCAGTCGCCCGCTCCGCCCGCAGCTCCCGCAAGCGGGGAAAGGCGTCGAAAAGCCCAATGCGCAGGCTCTCCAGTGCCGCCGGCCGGGCGCACTCGAACCGATACCCTGCCACCAGCTCCGCGTGCCCGTCACTTGCCGGTTCGGCATGCGCATGGGCGTGGTCATGGCCATGGTCGTGGTGCTTGCCCTGCAGCCAGGGCGAATCGAGCGCGACATCCGCCAGGCGGCAATTCGCCGCCGCGGATGGCTGGAACAGCCCGGCACCATTGCGCAGCGCCGCCTCGGCATCGGTCATCGCCTTGCGCTCGGCCGGCGTGCGGGGCGGGTGCTCGAAGCCCACCAGATTGTCGAGCGGACTGGCGAACTCGACGACCAGCGCCTCGCCCTCGGCCACGACCCGCAACTCGGCAACGCCATGCTCGTGCGCCGCATGCGCATGCTGAGCCCGGGCGGGGGCGCCGGCGACAACGCCGGCAAGCACGACGGCGGCAAGGACTGCAGATTTCATGTCATCTCCCAAAGCGGTCACGTACT
This genomic window from Thauera humireducens contains:
- a CDS encoding ABC transporter ATP-binding protein encodes the protein MQRETLAAQAVPAVGVAAMRYRWPGAADDCLSIEQFEIEAGERVFLRGPSGSGKTTLLSLVGGVILPQAGTVSIAGQPLAQLSAGARDRFRADHLGFVFQLFNLLPYLSARDNILLACRFSATRRARLAARGTSADAEAERLASRLELGAVLHRPAAELSVGQQQRVAAARALIGQPGLIVADEPTSALDADRQQAFIDLLLDECAEAGAALLFVSHDLRLAHHFDRVVDLVQLNRVVAEAGA
- a CDS encoding DUF2796 domain-containing protein, producing the protein MKSAVLAAVVLAGVVAGAPARAQHAHAAHEHGVAELRVVAEGEALVVEFASPLDNLVGFEHPPRTPAERKAMTDAEAALRNGAGLFQPSAAANCRLADVALDSPWLQGKHHDHGHDHAHAHAEPASDGHAELVAGYRFECARPAALESLRIGLFDAFPRLRELRAERATARGQGAAVLKAGQAELPL